One window from the genome of Balaenoptera musculus isolate JJ_BM4_2016_0621 chromosome 3, mBalMus1.pri.v3, whole genome shotgun sequence encodes:
- the LOC118893080 gene encoding protocadherin gamma-A5-like produces MADPLRGWGCRELFLLSMLLGTLWGAGAGQIRYSVPEELDKGSFVGNIAKELGLDSWELAERGVRIVSRGRTQLFALNPRSGSLVTAGRIDREELCAQSARCLVSFNVLVENKMKMYGVEVEIIDINDNFPRFRDEEVKVKVNEMRLWERG; encoded by the coding sequence ATGGCGGATCCACTGAGGGGTTGGGGCTGCAGAGAGCTGTTCCTGCTCTCCATGCTGCTGGGGACGCTGTGGGGAGCCGGGGCCGGGCAGATCCGCTACTCGGTGCCAGAGGAGCTGGATAAAGGCTCCTTCGTGGGTAACATCGCCAAGGAGCTCGGGCTGGATTCCTGGGAGCTGGCGGAGCGCGGAGTCCGCATCGTCTCCAGAGGTAGGACGCAGCTCTTTGCTCTGAACCCGCGAAGCGGCAGCTTGGTCACCGCAGGCAGGATAGACCGCGAGGAGCTCTGCGCTCAGAGCGCGCGGTGTCTGGTGAGTTTTAACGTCTTGgttgagaataaaatgaaaatgtatgggGTAGAAGTAGAAATAATCGATATTAATGATAACTTCCCGCGTTTCCGGGATGAGgaagtaaaagtaaaagttaaTGAAATGCGGCTGTGGGAACGCGGTTAG
- the LOC118891945 gene encoding LOW QUALITY PROTEIN: protocadherin gamma-B3-like (The sequence of the model RefSeq protein was modified relative to this genomic sequence to represent the inferred CDS: substituted 2 bases at 2 genomic stop codons) — protein sequence MGNRLGSKRQAGRRRILFLFLLSLFRLALLEQVCYTIPEELARGSLVGNLAKDLGLGVRDLHTRNLRVSAEKKFFTVSTENGDLLVSDRIDXEQICGKKSMCVLEFEMGAEKPLNFFHITVVIQDVIDNPLTFSRNVTELQISELALTGATLALESAQDSDVGVNSLQHYYLNPDPHFSLIQKENPDGSRYPELVVQAPLDREEQSCHHLVLTAVDGGEPARSCTTKIRVVVADANDNPPVFTQDMYRVSVQENLPLGSSVLRVMATDLDEGINAEITYAFINIGKAVRQLFKLDSKTGELTTGGGLDFEERGSYTIGVEAKDGGRHTAHCKLQIDILDENDSAPKITLDSESQYIQEDAELGAVVALIKTHDLDSGFNGEILCQLKGNFPFXIVQDTKNTYKLVTDRDLDREKTPEYNVTITATDKGKLPLSSKRSVTLKVADVNDNAPVFHQASYMVHVAENNPPGASIAQVRASGPDLGPNGHVSYSIVASDLEPRALSSYVSVSTQSGVVFAQRAFDHEQLRAFELTLQARDHGSPALSANVSLRVLVGDRNDNAPRVLYPALGPDGSALFDTVPRAAQPGYLVTKVVAVDADSGHNAWLSYHVLQASEPGLFSVGLRTGEVRTARALGDRDAARQRLLVAVRDGGQPPLSATATLLLVFADSLQEALPDLSDRPAPPDPQAELQFYLVVALALISVLLFLAVILAVALSLRRSSSPATWSCFQTSFCSKTGPRVLPSYGEGTLPYSYNLCAATHSSKTEFKFLNIKPENAPPQDLYNEASWLESTSNDNPQITCNSVNLQQVSYFKTFSSHKYN from the coding sequence ATGGGAAACCGCTTGGGGTCAAAGCGCCAGGCTGGGCGGAGGcgaattttgtttctcttcctgctGTCTTTGTTCCGCCTGGCGCTTTTGGAGCAAGTCTGCTACACTATTCCAGAGGAGCTGGCCAGGGGCTCGCTGGTGGGGAACCTCGCCAAGGATCTGGGGCTTGGCGTGCGAGATTTGCATACACGGAACCTGCGGGTTAGTGCAGAGAAGAAATTCTTCACAGTGAGCACCGAGAACGGAGACTTACTTGTGAGCGACCGTATAGACTGAGAGCAGATTTGTGGCAAGAAGTCGATGTGTGTTCTGGAATTCGAAATGGGCGCTGAAAAGCCTTTGAACTTTTTTCATATAACGGTGGTGATTCAAGATGTCATCGACAACCCACTGACCTTTAGCCGAAATGTCACTGAGCTGCAAATCAGTGAACTGGCCCTAACTGGAGCCACGTTAGCCCTGGAATCTGCACAAGATTCAGATGTAGGTGTCAATTCCCTGCAGCACTACTACCTCAACCCTGACCCTCATTTCTCTTTGATCCAGAAGGAGAACCCAGATGGCAGTAGGTACCCAGAACTGGTAGTGCAGGCTCCCCTGGACAGAGAAGAGCAGTCCTGCCACCACCTGGTCCTCACGGCTGTGGATGGGGGTGAGCCAGCCAGAAGCTGCACTACGAAGATCAGGGTAGTTGTGGCAGATGCAAATGATAACCCCCCAGTGTTCACCCAGGACATGTACAGGGTCAGTGTTCAAGAGAACCTACCCCTGGGTTCCTCAGTGCTAAGAGTGATGGCCACTGACTTGGATGAGGGCATCAATGCTGAGATCACCTACGCCTTTATCAATATTGGTAAGGCAGTGAGACAACTGTTCAAGCTGGACAGTAAAACAGGGGAACTCACCACTGGTGGAGGACTGGACTTTGAAGAGAGAGGGAGCTACACAATTGGGGTGGAAGCAAAGGATGGTGGACGTCACACTGCGCATTGCAAACTACAAATAGATATTTTGGATGAAAATGACAGTGCTCCCAAGATAACCCTGGATTCTGAATCTCAATATATACAAGAAGATGCTGAGCTGGGGGCTGTGGTTGCCTTGATCAAAACACATGATCTAGATTCTGGATTTAATGGGGAAATCTTATGCCAACTAAAAggaaatttcccattttaaatagTTCAAGATACAAAAAACACATACAAGCTGGTGACAGATAGAGACTTAGATCGAGAGAAGACTCCGGAATACAATGTCACTATCACAGCTACTGACAAGGGCAAGCTGCCCCTCTCCTCTAAAAGAAGTGTCACCTTGAAAGTCGCTGATGTCAACGACAATGCTCCGGTTTTCCACCAGGCCTCCTACATGGTCCACGTGGCAGAAAACAACCCGCCCGGCGCCTCCATCGCCCAAGTTAGAGCTTCAGGCCCAGACTTGGGGCCCAACGGCCACGTCTCCTACTCCATCGTGGCCAGCGACCTGGAGCCGCGCGCGCTGTCGTCCTACGTGTCCGTGAGCACACAGAGCGGCGTGGTGTTCGCGCAGCGCGCCTTCGACCACGAGCAGCTGCGCGCCTTCGAGCTGACGCTGCAGGCCCGCGACCACGGCTCGCCCGCGCTCAGCGCCAACGTGAGCCTGCGCGTGCTGGTGGGCGACCGCAACGACAACGCGCCCAGGGTGCTGTACCCGGCGCTGGGGCCCGACGGCTCGGCGCTCTTCGACACGGTGCCGCGCGCCGCGCAGCCCGGCTACCTGGTCACCAAGGTGGTGGCGGTGGACGCCGACTCTGGACACAACGCCTGGCTGTCCTACCACGTGCTGCAGGCCAGCGAGCCCGGACTCTTCAGCGTGGGGCTGCGCACGGGCGAGGTGCGCACGGCGCGGGCCTTGGGCGACAGGGACGCGGCCCGCCAGCGCCTGCTGGTTGCTGTGCGCGATGGGGGACAGCCGCCCCTCTCGGCCACCGCCACGCTGCTCCTGGTTTTCGCGGACAGCCTGCAGGAGGCGCTGCCGGACCTCAGTGACCGCCCCGCACCCCCTGACCCCCAGGCTGAGCTGCAGTTTTACCTGGTGGTGGCCTTGGCCTTGATCTCGGTGCTCCTCTTCCTGGCAGTGATTCTGGCGGTTGCCCTGAGTTTGCGACGCTCCTCCAGCCCCGCCACCTGGAGTTGCTTTCAGACCAGTTTTTGCTCCAAAACTGGACCCAGAGTTCTCCCCAGCTATGGGGAAGGGACTTTACCATATTCCTACAATCTGTGTGCTGCCACACATTCTTCAAAGACTGAGTTTAAATTTCTCAATATAAAGCCTGAAAATGCTCCACCACAAGATCTGTATAATGAAGCCTCTTGGCTTGAAAGTACCAGTAATGACAATCCCCAAATTACTTGTAATTCAGTCAATTTGCAACAGGTGAGTTACTTCAAAACCTTTTCCTCCCATAAGTATAATTAG